In Catenulispora sp. EB89, one genomic interval encodes:
- a CDS encoding HAMP domain-containing protein has protein sequence MESPEPRLDRPASTDPRLERILGALRAVRDGDFRRRIVVSGDDVVAEICVLCNDIAEANQGYLAELERVGAAVGRDGALGQRLAPGAGAGDWERQRETVNVLLDDLARPLLDTGRVLAAIAQGDLSQQVVVDGRGDLADVGRTLDDMRLTLRTLASEVTRVAGEIGSDGRLGGQAEVPGAAGTWKDLTDSVNLMAGNLTGQVRDIAQVATAVARGDLTRQITVDVRGELLELKTTLNTMVNQLSGFADEVTRVAREVGSDGILGGQARVPGVAGTWKDLTDSVNLMAGNLTTQVRSIARVATAVASGDLTQTIDVDVRGEILELKDTLNTMVEQLSGFASEVIRVAREVGTEGRLGGQAEVPGVAGLWRDLTDAVNSMANNLTNQVRNIAQVTTAVAQGDLGKKIDVDARGEILELKTTINTMVDQLSGFADEVTRVAREVGTEGNLGGQARVRGASGTWKDLTDNVNVMANNLTGQVRSIARVATAVASGDLTKKITVEAKGEVAALAETFNGMVDTLSAFADEVTRVAREVGTEGMLGGQARVPGVAGTWKELTDRVNVMADNLTNQVRNIAQVTTAVANGDLTRRIDVDARGEILELKTTLNTMVERLSAFASEVTRVAREVGTEGKLGGQATVEDVSGTWQRLTESVNQLASNLTTQVRAIAEVATAVTEGDLTRAITVDASGEVADLKDNINQMIANLRTTTNANQEQDWLNTNLARIAGLLPGRRDLASVAAMVLEELAPLVSAHSAAFFLAESEDGPLGFADEAADVRLRMIAGFGYAAAPGDGPVFAPGQGLVGQVAVSKKTVALTGAPAGYVPIRSGLGQTDATNVIVLPVLFERQTLGVIELASVNEFTQTHRDFLETLKETIGTAVNTITTNVRTDALLRESQRLTTELQKRQSDLQESNNELEDKAAQLARQNKDIEIKNTEIEQARLTLEDRAQQLALASKVKSEFMANMSHELRTPLNSMLILARLLADNVETNLTPRQVDFAQTIHSAGSDLLELINDILDLSKIEAGRMEVQNESWPIADLAEGLATTFQPLAAEKGLRLRVDVTGGAPATVTADSQRVQQILRNLLSNAVKFTDTGEVTLRVTAARGAHGEPAVAFAVVDTGIGIAEDKLELIFEAFQQADGTTSRQYGGTGLGLSISRELTRLLGAELRVSSAPGRGSTFTLQLPIEPPAADAKVEPSGADRPAADGSGDTQAPAAVLVMEPAGTSTLADAVESVLDELTGIKGRVAVTRLTTAADLNGVLAGGARPVCAVVDVGCPEDEVRAVLDAVSAGASSTPVMLYESVADDGAAEALRRSVRDAARWEVAHSVPQVAERVTLHVLTGAPRMSGPGAEPERPGRELPRFDGQKVLVIDDDIRNVFALTSALELQGLTVVYAGNGREGIELLKQNEDVALALMDIMMPGMDGYATTARIRALDGFRDLPIVAVSAKAMKGDREKSLAAGANEHVTKPVDMDLLLRLIKDLIQVG, from the coding sequence ATGGAATCCCCTGAGCCCCGGTTGGACCGGCCGGCCTCCACCGACCCGCGCCTGGAGCGGATCCTCGGCGCGCTGCGCGCCGTGCGCGACGGCGACTTCCGGCGGCGCATCGTCGTCAGCGGGGACGACGTGGTGGCCGAGATCTGCGTGCTGTGCAACGACATCGCCGAGGCGAACCAGGGCTACCTGGCCGAGCTGGAGCGGGTCGGCGCGGCGGTGGGCCGGGACGGCGCGCTGGGGCAGCGGCTGGCTCCGGGCGCCGGGGCGGGCGACTGGGAGCGGCAGCGCGAGACCGTCAACGTGCTGCTGGACGATCTGGCCCGGCCGCTGCTGGACACCGGCCGGGTGCTGGCCGCGATCGCGCAGGGCGACCTGTCGCAGCAGGTCGTCGTGGATGGCCGCGGCGACCTGGCCGACGTCGGTCGGACCCTGGACGACATGCGCCTGACGCTGCGCACCCTGGCCTCGGAGGTCACCCGGGTGGCCGGCGAGATCGGCAGCGACGGCCGCCTGGGCGGGCAGGCCGAGGTGCCGGGGGCCGCCGGCACCTGGAAGGACCTGACCGACTCGGTGAACCTGATGGCCGGCAACCTGACCGGCCAGGTCCGCGACATCGCGCAGGTCGCGACCGCGGTCGCGCGCGGCGACCTGACCCGGCAGATCACCGTGGACGTGCGCGGCGAGCTGCTGGAGCTGAAGACCACCCTGAACACGATGGTCAACCAGCTCTCGGGTTTCGCCGACGAGGTGACCCGGGTGGCGCGCGAGGTCGGCAGCGACGGCATCCTGGGCGGCCAGGCCCGGGTGCCCGGCGTGGCCGGCACCTGGAAGGACCTCACCGATTCGGTGAACCTGATGGCCGGCAACCTGACCACCCAGGTGCGAAGTATCGCGCGGGTGGCCACGGCCGTGGCCTCCGGCGACCTGACCCAGACCATCGACGTGGACGTGCGCGGCGAGATCCTGGAGCTCAAGGACACCCTGAACACCATGGTCGAGCAGCTGTCCGGGTTCGCCTCCGAGGTCATCCGGGTGGCGCGCGAGGTGGGCACCGAGGGCCGGCTGGGCGGCCAGGCCGAGGTGCCCGGCGTCGCCGGTCTGTGGCGCGACCTCACCGACGCGGTGAACTCGATGGCGAACAACCTCACCAACCAGGTCCGCAATATCGCGCAGGTGACCACCGCGGTCGCGCAGGGCGACCTGGGCAAGAAGATCGACGTCGATGCCCGCGGCGAGATCCTGGAGCTGAAGACCACCATCAACACGATGGTCGACCAGCTTTCGGGCTTCGCCGACGAGGTGACCCGGGTGGCGCGCGAGGTCGGCACCGAGGGCAACCTGGGCGGCCAGGCGCGCGTGCGCGGCGCCTCGGGCACCTGGAAGGACCTGACCGACAACGTCAACGTCATGGCCAACAACCTGACCGGCCAGGTGCGCAGCATCGCGCGGGTGGCCACGGCGGTGGCCTCCGGCGACCTGACGAAGAAGATCACCGTGGAGGCCAAGGGCGAGGTCGCGGCGCTGGCCGAGACCTTCAACGGCATGGTCGACACGCTGTCGGCGTTCGCCGACGAGGTGACGCGCGTGGCCCGCGAGGTCGGCACCGAGGGCATGCTCGGCGGCCAGGCGCGGGTGCCCGGTGTGGCCGGCACCTGGAAGGAGCTCACCGACCGGGTGAACGTGATGGCCGACAACCTGACCAACCAGGTGCGCAACATCGCGCAGGTGACCACCGCGGTCGCCAACGGCGACCTGACCCGCCGGATCGACGTCGACGCCCGCGGCGAGATCCTGGAGCTGAAGACCACGCTGAACACCATGGTCGAACGGCTCTCGGCGTTCGCCTCCGAGGTCACGCGGGTGGCCCGCGAGGTCGGCACCGAGGGCAAGCTCGGCGGCCAGGCCACCGTCGAGGACGTCTCCGGCACCTGGCAGCGCCTCACCGAGTCGGTGAACCAGCTGGCCTCGAACCTGACCACGCAGGTCCGCGCGATCGCCGAGGTCGCCACCGCGGTGACCGAGGGCGACCTGACCCGGGCGATCACGGTCGACGCCTCCGGGGAGGTCGCCGACCTCAAGGACAACATCAACCAGATGATCGCCAACCTGCGCACCACCACCAACGCCAACCAGGAGCAGGACTGGCTGAACACCAACCTGGCGCGCATCGCCGGCCTGCTGCCCGGCCGGCGCGACCTGGCCAGCGTCGCGGCGATGGTGCTGGAGGAGCTGGCGCCGCTGGTCTCCGCGCACAGCGCCGCGTTCTTCCTGGCCGAGTCCGAGGACGGGCCGCTGGGCTTCGCCGACGAGGCCGCGGACGTCCGGCTGCGGATGATCGCCGGGTTCGGCTACGCCGCGGCCCCCGGCGACGGCCCGGTCTTCGCCCCCGGCCAGGGGCTGGTCGGGCAGGTCGCGGTGAGCAAGAAGACGGTCGCGCTGACCGGCGCGCCGGCCGGGTACGTGCCGATCCGCTCCGGGCTCGGGCAGACCGACGCCACCAACGTCATCGTGCTGCCGGTGCTCTTCGAGCGGCAGACGCTCGGCGTGATCGAGCTGGCCTCGGTCAACGAGTTCACCCAGACCCACCGCGACTTCCTGGAGACGCTCAAGGAGACGATCGGTACCGCGGTCAACACCATCACCACCAACGTCCGCACCGACGCGCTGCTGCGCGAGTCCCAGCGCCTGACCACCGAGCTCCAGAAGCGGCAGAGCGACCTGCAGGAGTCGAACAACGAGCTGGAGGACAAGGCGGCGCAGCTGGCGCGGCAGAACAAGGACATCGAGATCAAGAACACCGAGATCGAGCAGGCGCGGCTCACCCTGGAGGACCGCGCGCAGCAGCTCGCCCTGGCGTCCAAGGTCAAGTCCGAGTTCATGGCGAACATGTCGCACGAGCTGCGCACCCCGCTGAACAGCATGCTGATCCTGGCCCGGCTGCTGGCCGACAACGTCGAGACCAACCTGACCCCGCGCCAGGTGGACTTCGCGCAGACCATCCACTCGGCCGGCTCGGACCTGCTGGAGCTGATCAACGACATCCTGGACCTGTCCAAGATCGAGGCCGGCCGGATGGAGGTGCAGAACGAGTCCTGGCCGATCGCCGACCTGGCCGAGGGGCTGGCCACGACGTTCCAGCCGCTGGCCGCGGAGAAGGGGCTGCGGCTGCGGGTCGACGTCACCGGCGGCGCGCCGGCCACCGTCACCGCCGACAGCCAGCGGGTGCAGCAGATCCTGCGCAACCTGCTGTCCAACGCGGTGAAGTTCACCGACACCGGCGAGGTGACGCTGCGGGTCACGGCGGCGCGCGGCGCGCACGGCGAGCCGGCGGTGGCCTTCGCGGTCGTGGACACCGGGATCGGGATCGCCGAGGACAAGCTGGAGCTCATCTTCGAGGCCTTCCAGCAGGCCGACGGCACCACCAGCCGCCAGTACGGAGGCACCGGCCTGGGCCTGTCGATCAGCCGGGAGCTGACCCGGCTGCTCGGGGCCGAGCTGCGGGTCTCCAGCGCGCCGGGGCGGGGGAGCACCTTCACCCTGCAGCTGCCGATCGAGCCGCCCGCCGCGGACGCCAAGGTGGAACCGTCCGGCGCCGACCGGCCAGCCGCTGACGGCTCCGGCGACACCCAGGCGCCGGCCGCGGTGCTGGTCATGGAGCCGGCCGGGACCTCCACCCTGGCCGACGCGGTCGAGTCGGTGCTGGACGAGCTGACCGGCATAAAGGGCCGGGTCGCGGTGACCCGGCTGACGACGGCGGCCGACCTGAACGGCGTGCTGGCCGGCGGGGCGCGTCCGGTGTGCGCGGTGGTGGACGTCGGCTGCCCGGAGGACGAGGTGCGCGCGGTACTGGACGCGGTCTCGGCCGGCGCCTCCAGCACCCCGGTGATGCTGTACGAGTCGGTGGCCGACGACGGCGCCGCCGAGGCGCTGCGCCGCTCGGTCCGCGACGCCGCGCGCTGGGAGGTCGCGCACTCGGTGCCGCAGGTCGCCGAGCGGGTGACGCTGCACGTGCTGACCGGCGCGCCGCGCATGTCCGGGCCCGGCGCCGAGCCGGAGCGTCCGGGGCGGGAGCTGCCGCGCTTCGACGGGCAGAAGGTGCTGGTCATCGACGACGACATCCGGAACGTCTTCGCGCTGACCAGCGCGCTGGAGCTGCAGGGGCTGACCGTGGTCTACGCCGGCAACGGCCGGGAGGGCATCGAGCTGCTGAAGCAGAACGAGGACGTGGCGCTGGCGCTGATGGACATCATGATGCCGGGGATGGACGGGTACGCCACGACGGCGCGGATCCGGGCGCTGGACGGGTTCCGGGACCTGCCGATTGTCGCGGTCAGCGCGAAGGCGATGAAGGGGGACCGGGAGAAGAGCCTGGCGGCCGGGGCGAACGAGCATGTCACCAAGCCGGTGGACATGGATCTGCTGCTGCGGCTGATCAAGGACTTGATTCAGGTGGGGTGA
- a CDS encoding SpoIIE family protein phosphatase encodes MSQDFASNDPAARDRLRAAASGFAEERRRQLDEERGYRRDAIVDQAVGVLMARSACGSAEAVAQLSAVAQRSRRPLADVAVDVVAEASGQPAEPGRSREVPRLKPRIAGLDRSADGDSLARGLASEALGFSHPASAAIGLLDDDGAVVIVGAHGFPTRGIRRWRRIPPAVDCLINRALRTGKPVWTDATTQDPPPPLGEPAGADRLRTRVAVPVRLGRALLGAVELAWQPQAALDARARREVEAVVGAVGPSLLRTMGPEGAAGVTAGDSAWQDLVDLMEQPTLVLQGDSDEPVVVSRFRVIARNLSAAELMTPRPADGSVAAVVPWLTAADLPEQLAAVVRTGAPCRLAVQTGPLGVDSLTAVRVGLGTVVVVCHQPALDPSAADGVLERLARFGIWRWDVDGDRVAWSAEALRIVDAPGLGDSAGIDRPPYTVHPDDAEAERRFVKTLTVERRPAEAEFRILHYGSEPTRVRVTAEPVGGAAGAGPGVDPDDSATSAVGASAAAANATAAANAEPATVVGVVQDVTEWRRAETGLEVARVQLAAQRSRADAERQLASALQQAVVPSAARNQPPRSGVKIAARYRPASASAGVGGDWYSVFPLRDDKMLLAIGDVAGHGLPAASAMADLHHGLRGMALAETRPGRLLTLLNELVETMPQFTIASACVLLWDPATRRLTWGNAGHPAPLRIRGGAAVPLYDAVGPMLGADPRAVYEDCEADVASGDVLLLYTDGLVERRRVGDDETIAHLLHQTRYPDADLDHYADRLLEGARSDTDDDVCVLAVRFE; translated from the coding sequence ATGAGTCAGGACTTTGCGTCGAACGACCCCGCCGCGCGCGACCGGTTGCGCGCGGCGGCTTCGGGCTTCGCCGAGGAGCGCCGGCGGCAGCTGGACGAGGAGCGCGGGTACCGGCGGGACGCGATCGTCGACCAGGCGGTCGGCGTGCTGATGGCGCGCTCGGCGTGCGGCTCGGCCGAGGCGGTCGCGCAGCTGTCGGCGGTGGCCCAGCGCTCCCGCAGGCCACTGGCCGACGTGGCGGTCGATGTGGTGGCCGAGGCCTCGGGGCAGCCCGCCGAACCCGGCCGCAGCCGCGAAGTCCCGCGCCTCAAACCGCGCATCGCCGGGCTGGACCGCTCCGCCGACGGCGACAGCCTGGCCCGCGGCCTGGCCTCCGAGGCGCTGGGTTTCTCCCACCCCGCCAGCGCGGCGATCGGCCTGCTCGACGACGACGGCGCCGTCGTGATCGTCGGCGCGCACGGCTTCCCGACCCGCGGCATCCGCCGCTGGCGCCGCATCCCCCCGGCCGTGGACTGCCTGATCAACCGAGCGCTCCGTACCGGCAAACCGGTCTGGACCGACGCCACCACCCAGGACCCCCCGCCCCCGCTCGGCGAACCGGCCGGCGCCGACCGCCTCCGCACCCGCGTGGCCGTCCCGGTCCGCCTCGGCCGCGCCCTCCTCGGCGCGGTGGAGCTGGCCTGGCAGCCGCAGGCCGCGCTCGACGCCCGCGCCCGCCGCGAGGTCGAGGCGGTGGTGGGCGCGGTGGGGCCTTCGCTGCTGCGGACGATGGGGCCGGAGGGGGCGGCGGGGGTGACCGCCGGCGACTCTGCTTGGCAGGACCTGGTGGACCTGATGGAGCAGCCGACGCTGGTCCTCCAGGGCGACTCCGATGAACCCGTCGTCGTGTCGCGGTTCCGGGTGATCGCGCGCAATCTGTCCGCCGCCGAGCTCATGACTCCTCGGCCGGCCGACGGCAGCGTCGCGGCCGTCGTGCCGTGGCTCACCGCCGCGGATCTTCCCGAGCAGCTGGCTGCTGTGGTCCGCACCGGTGCGCCGTGCCGCCTGGCGGTCCAGACCGGGCCGCTCGGTGTGGATTCCCTCACCGCGGTCCGGGTCGGCCTCGGCACGGTCGTCGTGGTCTGCCATCAGCCCGCCCTGGACCCGAGCGCGGCCGACGGCGTGCTGGAGCGGCTCGCGCGCTTCGGCATCTGGCGCTGGGACGTCGACGGCGACCGCGTCGCCTGGTCCGCCGAGGCGCTGCGGATCGTCGACGCGCCCGGGCTCGGGGACTCGGCCGGGATCGATCGGCCGCCCTACACCGTGCATCCCGACGATGCCGAGGCCGAGCGCCGGTTCGTCAAGACCCTGACCGTCGAGCGGCGGCCCGCCGAGGCCGAGTTCCGGATCCTGCACTACGGCAGTGAGCCGACGCGGGTCCGGGTGACCGCCGAGCCGGTCGGTGGGGCCGCGGGCGCAGGCCCGGGTGTCGATCCCGATGACAGCGCCACCAGTGCCGTCGGCGCCAGTGCCGCCGCCGCCAACGCCACCGCCGCCGCCAACGCCGAGCCCGCCACCGTCGTCGGCGTCGTCCAGGACGTCACCGAATGGCGCCGCGCCGAGACCGGCCTGGAAGTGGCCCGCGTCCAGCTCGCGGCCCAGCGCTCCCGCGCCGACGCCGAGCGCCAGCTCGCCTCGGCGCTTCAGCAGGCGGTCGTCCCGAGCGCCGCGCGCAACCAGCCGCCGCGCAGCGGGGTGAAGATCGCCGCACGCTATCGCCCGGCCAGCGCCTCGGCCGGCGTCGGCGGCGACTGGTACTCGGTGTTCCCGCTGCGCGACGACAAGATGCTGCTCGCCATCGGCGACGTCGCCGGGCACGGCCTGCCCGCCGCCTCGGCGATGGCCGACCTGCACCACGGGCTGCGCGGCATGGCGCTCGCCGAGACCCGCCCCGGCCGGCTGCTCACGCTGCTCAACGAGCTGGTCGAGACCATGCCGCAGTTCACCATCGCCAGCGCCTGCGTGCTGCTCTGGGATCCCGCGACCCGCCGCCTGACCTGGGGCAACGCCGGCCATCCGGCGCCGCTGCGGATCCGCGGCGGGGCCGCCGTGCCGCTGTACGACGCCGTCGGCCCGATGCTCGGCGCCGATCCGCGCGCGGTGTACGAGGACTGCGAGGCCGACGTGGCCAGCGGCGACGTCCTGCTGCTCTACACCGACGGCCTGGTCGAGCGCCGCCGCGTCGGCGACGACGAGACCATCGCGCACCTGCTGCACCAGACCCGGTATCCGGACGCCGACCTGGACCACTACGCCGACCGGCTGCTGGAGGGCGCGCGCTCCGACACCGACGACGACGTCTGCGTGCTCGCCGTCCGCTTCGAATAG
- a CDS encoding ATP-binding protein, producing the protein MAQLVEVAPPNRRIRTPQRASVVLTVPAHKDYVVIIRSAVAQLAASCGYPPQQVTDLRLAVNEACALLVGSLGVIECRAEVRGDAGREVLRVAVSAPAAGGFDVPDTDGLGWNLMTALVDALAWAQDGVTARVSLEKRRASAPAERVQFPQYVAD; encoded by the coding sequence ATGGCGCAGCTCGTCGAAGTCGCACCGCCGAACCGCCGGATCAGGACGCCGCAGCGTGCGTCCGTCGTGCTGACCGTGCCGGCGCACAAGGACTACGTGGTCATCATCCGGTCTGCGGTGGCGCAGCTCGCGGCGAGCTGCGGCTACCCGCCCCAGCAGGTCACCGACCTGCGGCTGGCCGTGAACGAGGCCTGCGCGCTGCTGGTCGGCAGCCTCGGGGTCATCGAGTGCCGGGCCGAGGTGCGCGGAGACGCGGGACGCGAGGTGCTCCGGGTGGCGGTCTCCGCACCGGCCGCCGGCGGCTTCGACGTCCCCGACACCGACGGCCTCGGCTGGAACCTGATGACCGCGCTGGTCGACGCGCTGGCCTGGGCCCAGGACGGCGTCACCGCACGCGTCAGCCTGGAGAAGCGCCGGGCCTCCGCACCGGCTGAGCGGGTGCAATTTCCGCAATATGTCGCAGACTGA
- a CDS encoding GntR family transcriptional regulator encodes MTQEPRYRQIAEELRHAITEHAYGPGGKLPSEGALAEQYEVSRGTIRQALMLLRQDGLVTSRRGTRRVVLDDAPVQDFAQMQSFARWARSIGESPEGRVIRQGWHPPDADEQRHLRCEPDARVLRVLRLRLLSGQPAMLERTTYPEAVGPIVENLATDTVSVTEFLERAGVFVADAEHTIDLARADREDAALLGCAAGDPLLRERRRSTDPAGVPLEWSEDRYVPGSVAFVVHNSLASTPMTRHHMVPQGGSVLWSR; translated from the coding sequence GTGACCCAGGAACCGAGATATCGGCAGATCGCCGAAGAGTTGCGGCACGCCATCACGGAGCACGCGTACGGCCCGGGCGGCAAGCTGCCCAGCGAGGGGGCGCTGGCCGAGCAGTACGAGGTCTCCCGCGGCACGATCCGCCAGGCGCTGATGCTGCTGCGCCAGGACGGCCTGGTGACCTCCCGGCGCGGGACCCGCCGGGTGGTGCTGGACGACGCGCCGGTGCAGGACTTCGCGCAGATGCAGAGCTTCGCCCGCTGGGCCCGCTCCATCGGCGAGTCGCCCGAGGGCCGGGTGATCCGCCAGGGCTGGCATCCGCCGGACGCCGACGAGCAGCGGCACCTGCGCTGCGAGCCGGACGCGCGGGTGCTGCGCGTCCTGCGTCTCAGGCTGCTGTCGGGCCAGCCGGCGATGCTGGAGCGCACGACGTACCCGGAGGCGGTGGGCCCGATCGTGGAGAACCTGGCGACGGACACCGTGTCGGTGACCGAGTTCCTGGAGCGCGCCGGCGTGTTCGTCGCAGACGCCGAACACACCATCGACCTGGCCCGCGCCGACCGCGAGGACGCCGCGCTACTGGGCTGCGCAGCCGGGGATCCGCTGCTGCGGGAGCGGCGGCGGTCGACGGACCCGGCGGGGGTGCCGCTGGAGTGGTCGGAGGACCGGTACGTGCCCGGGAGCGTGGCGTTCGTGGTGCACAACTCGCTGGCTTCGACGCCGATGACGCGGCATCACATGGTGCCGCAGGGCGGGAGTGTGCTGTGGTCGCGGTGA
- a CDS encoding ABC transporter substrate-binding protein has translation MNRRLTGIAATAVVLALSATACSSSKSSSSSTSGSTSQGAAAGGKDAAKATSAADLGGMDALVAAAKKEGTLNAIALPKTWANYGAIMDAFTAKYGIKINDANPDGSSQDELNAIKQLQGKSSAPDVVDVGQAAATAGAAAGQFAPYQVATWSQIADAQKDSQGLWYNDYGGYIAIGYDADKVKNPPTSLKSLDDPQYKSQVGLNGDPTTANAALSGVLAASLANGGSLDNVQPGIDFFGKLKKDGVYVPVKATEATIQSGTTPITIDWDYLQASAASDLKAKGVNWKVVVPSDGLFGGFYNQAISATAPHPAAARLWEEFLYSAEGQNLWLKGMARPAELPALQKAGTADATALAALPGVTGTPQFATQDQMTAASKLVVAGWAKATG, from the coding sequence GTGAACCGACGTCTGACGGGCATCGCCGCCACCGCGGTCGTCCTCGCCCTTAGCGCGACCGCTTGCTCGTCGAGCAAGAGCAGCTCCAGCAGCACCTCTGGCAGCACCAGCCAGGGCGCGGCCGCCGGCGGCAAGGACGCCGCCAAGGCCACCAGCGCCGCCGACCTGGGCGGCATGGACGCCCTCGTCGCTGCCGCGAAGAAGGAAGGCACGCTGAACGCCATAGCGCTGCCGAAGACCTGGGCCAACTACGGCGCCATCATGGACGCCTTCACCGCCAAGTACGGCATCAAGATCAACGATGCCAACCCGGACGGCTCCAGCCAGGACGAGCTGAACGCGATCAAGCAGCTGCAGGGCAAGAGCAGCGCCCCCGACGTCGTGGACGTCGGCCAGGCCGCCGCCACCGCCGGTGCCGCCGCCGGCCAGTTCGCGCCCTACCAGGTCGCCACCTGGTCGCAGATCGCTGACGCGCAGAAGGACTCCCAGGGTCTGTGGTACAACGACTACGGAGGCTACATCGCCATCGGCTACGACGCCGACAAGGTGAAGAACCCGCCGACCAGCCTGAAGTCTCTGGACGACCCGCAGTACAAGTCGCAGGTGGGGCTCAACGGCGACCCGACCACGGCGAACGCCGCGCTGTCCGGCGTCCTGGCCGCTTCCCTGGCCAACGGCGGCAGCCTGGACAACGTCCAGCCCGGCATCGACTTCTTCGGCAAGCTGAAGAAGGACGGCGTCTACGTCCCGGTCAAGGCGACCGAGGCCACCATCCAGTCCGGCACCACGCCGATCACCATCGACTGGGACTACCTGCAGGCCTCGGCCGCGTCCGACCTGAAGGCCAAGGGCGTCAACTGGAAGGTCGTCGTGCCCTCCGACGGTCTGTTCGGCGGCTTCTACAACCAGGCGATCAGCGCCACCGCGCCGCACCCGGCCGCCGCTCGCCTGTGGGAGGAGTTCCTGTACTCCGCTGAGGGCCAGAACCTGTGGCTCAAGGGCATGGCCCGCCCGGCCGAGCTCCCGGCGCTGCAGAAGGCCGGCACCGCCGACGCCACCGCGCTGGCCGCCCTGCCCGGCGTCACCGGCACCCCGCAGTTCGCCACGCAGGACCAGATGACCGCCGCGTCCAAGCTCGTGGTGGCCGGCTGGGCGAAGGCGACCGGCTGA
- a CDS encoding ABC transporter permease, with protein MTASAPADVPAGVGEPTPAAAASPLRPAGPRAGRLGFGLGRASRVGRAGRARRTRRVDLLGLAPFAAYVAVFLGAPAYAVITAAFKDGAGHPTLSNVTTTLKDPYRHAFTVSIELSVLSAVLGAVFGLALAIAVSGARRDGFVHRAVTTASGVLAYFGGLPLAFVFLATLGPQGLVTKWLNSAGYNLTQHGFVLWNMAGLVLVYLYFQIPLMLLVIFPALDGLRPQWEEAARNLGASRRQYWLRVGGPLLAPPFLGALLLLFANAFAAYATAYALSTGSVPLVPIQIGSVMSGNVLAGQDNIGNALGLWMIVVVGLVVVAYTLLQRRTARWLR; from the coding sequence ATGACCGCATCCGCCCCGGCGGACGTCCCGGCCGGCGTGGGGGAACCCACGCCGGCCGCTGCGGCGTCCCCGCTCCGACCCGCGGGCCCGCGTGCCGGCCGCCTCGGCTTCGGCCTCGGCCGTGCCAGCCGTGTCGGCCGTGCCGGCCGCGCCCGCCGCACCCGGCGCGTCGACCTGCTCGGCCTCGCGCCGTTCGCCGCCTACGTGGCCGTGTTCCTCGGCGCCCCGGCCTACGCGGTGATCACCGCCGCGTTCAAGGACGGCGCCGGCCACCCGACGCTGTCGAACGTCACCACCACGCTGAAGGACCCCTACCGGCACGCCTTCACCGTCAGCATCGAGCTGTCCGTGCTCAGCGCCGTCCTGGGCGCGGTGTTCGGGCTCGCGCTCGCGATAGCGGTCTCCGGCGCGCGCCGCGACGGCTTCGTGCACCGTGCCGTGACCACCGCCTCCGGCGTGCTGGCCTACTTCGGCGGCCTGCCGTTGGCCTTCGTGTTCCTGGCCACGCTCGGCCCGCAGGGCCTGGTCACCAAGTGGCTGAACAGCGCCGGCTACAACCTGACCCAGCACGGATTCGTGTTGTGGAACATGGCCGGCCTGGTGCTGGTCTACCTCTACTTCCAGATCCCGCTGATGCTGCTGGTGATCTTCCCGGCCCTGGACGGCCTGCGCCCGCAGTGGGAAGAGGCCGCGCGCAACCTGGGCGCCTCGCGCCGGCAGTACTGGCTCCGCGTCGGCGGCCCGTTGCTGGCGCCGCCCTTCCTCGGCGCGCTGCTTCTGTTGTTCGCCAACGCTTTCGCGGCCTACGCGACCGCGTACGCGCTGAGCACCGGCAGTGTGCCGCTGGTGCCGATCCAGATCGGTTCGGTCATGTCCGGCAACGTGCTGGCCGGCCAGGACAACATCGGCAACGCGCTGGGCCTGTGGATGATCGTGGTCGTCGGCCTGGTGGTCGTCGCCTACACCCTGCTCCAGCGCCGGACTGCGAGGTGGCTGCGGTGA